Below is a window of Macadamia integrifolia cultivar HAES 741 chromosome 8, SCU_Mint_v3, whole genome shotgun sequence DNA.
AGCTAGTGATGACTCTTAAGTATATAAGTGGTCTCAATCTTGTTGTGGATGGGGGTTTCAGTACTACCAATCCATCTTTCTTACATGCTGTGGCCACTGCGTTGAATCAGCTCCCTATGCCTTCTCAGTGAAGATTAATTTGATCTTATTTTAGTTTCTGAAATAATGGAGACTAGTGGTTTCAGAAGATCTAAATAAAAGGCCATTCTTGACCTTGTTCTTAAGTATCCTAGGTCCAAATTGTTCATCTTTTTCTACAGATTGAAGGTTTCAAGAATGTGTAATGTCAATTGGGTCATGTAATTTATCAATGGATAAGATTTTAATATAATTTCTACATAAACAACAATTGTTTAGCGCAATTGGTGACCTATGGTGTGCTAAAAACCAATGGCTTCCATATGATAAAGTTATGGTATTTTTCACATGAGCGTATGACACGGCCCTCGTAAGGATGTAAAAAGATTGAATACGAATTGAATATAGATCGGATGTGattagatttgaaattttttgcttGGATACGGATACCTTTGAATGGATATGGATGTAAATCGAATTcgaattttagatttgaatatTTTCTGCTTAGAAACGGATACCTCTAAAAGGATACGAATgcgaaaaaaattcaaattttcaactATTCATTTACATCCTCGACAAGTATAACCCGAACTATTCTATCCCCAGTGGATACAATTTACTCTCAATCTATGTCTTGAAGTTGTCTTGgttatttttctcattctctagaacctgtGTATACTTCAAAAACCCTCAAAgtcattaatttattattatttttgttataaTTAATTATCTATTTGGATCGgataatttgaatttgaaaatggatataaTCTAATGAGATATGGATATGCCTAAATGAAAACCAATATTAATTGAATTCGAATTTTTGACTATCTATTTACATCCGTCCTCCTCTAAGCaaaattaaatgtttttttCCTCATTAGTTTCTACAAAAATCGATGATACAAAGAAATAAATTTATCAACACCAAAATTAAGATTGAGATTCATAGTTGGTGATAGTGTGATCATGATTAGAAATTTTTAGAATAATCTTTGGCTTTGCTTGATCCTATAGCGGTCATTAATATTCATAAATTCATAACATAGAGtatggatcaggttctcatacgaaaatgattctcatatggtgtttgatccacacttggactatacttaatctctctcttcttttaattgatttttattttgaatggagttcaagtgtggatcaaacaccttacgagaatcattctcatatgAGGACTTGATCCTGACTCCATAACATATGGAAGATCATTGGCATGTGAAAAGAACGAACAAGTCTACTACCATGGGCAAGGCACAAAAATTCTCTATGAGAAGGCCATGAGTGACAATGAACATATATCCAACGATTAGAGTGCATGTTGGGGTCCTCTCAACAGTTAAATCTTCACCACCGTTCACCGCAGAGGATTTTTGAGTCCATGGGAAACTTCATGtcggaaaaattaaaaaaaaagaaatttttgaaagaaaaatctaTTCCATAAAAATTCATAACATATGGGAGGTGAGTTTCTTCGTATTACTTATTGGGAAGTTCCGATATCAAGTACTCAGATACCCAAAACTGATCACCACTAGTTGAGTTGATCATTTAGTTGGTCGTAAATGGAGACAGCAGAATTAGTGATAGAGAAGCCACCATCTACGACGAGGTTATGCCCACTCACGTACTTAGACTCCTCACTCCCCAGATAGAGAGTTGCCTCAGCCACGTCTTCCGCCTTCAGCTCTACTCCTTTCAGGTTAGAATACGTCAACACCGGCAATTCATTTGCCTTCATGAACTCCTTCGCCAGAGGCGTTAAGATCAAGTAGGGAGATACAGAGTTTACCCTAATTCCGTACCGCCCCAGATCCACCGCCGTGTTCTTGGTGAGCCCCAGTACCGCATGTTTCGCCACCGTGTACGAGTGCGGCGCGGCAGCGCCCACGACGGAGCAGATACTAGCAGTGTTGATAATGCTGCCAGAGCGTTCGGGGATCATGACACGTGCAGCGTGTTTTGTGCCTAAAAAGACTCCTGTGACGTTGACTCTGAGAACCTTCTCGAACTCCGACACGTCGTCGTGGGCGATGTTGGGTTTGAGTGATCCCACGATGCCTGcgttgttgaacataatgtggAGAGCGCCGTACTTGGAGACCGTAGTGTCCACGGCTTTTTGGACGTCGGATTCGTTGCTGACGTCGCAGTGGATGAAGGATGCAGATGTGGGGCCTATGTCTTGGCAGACGGAGTGGGCCAGATCATCTTTGACGTCCGCGATCATCACTTTGGCGCCGTGCCTGCAGAATAATTCGGCGGTGCTCTTGCCGATCCCGCTGGCCCCACCAGTGATGAGTGCCACCTTACCGTCCAGCCTATAATATTAATTTAACCAGCAGTCAATATTGGCACATGATTGTAGGTATGATATTCAATCTTTGGCACATGATTCATGATTGTAGGTATGACATTCAATCTAATCCCATCAGTTCAATTTGATGGtcctttttttaatatataattctatttaaaaaatatgtttttcaaTATTAAATGATTGAAATCCAGCCGAGTCATTATGGCGGCTGATTTGTAAAAGTCTTAACacgggggagaaaaaaaaatttaaaaaaaaaaaaattaaggtaagaaaaatttattaaatataTGTTTAGTGTAAACGACCGATACAAAATCCAATCAACTTTTATTTAGGTTAAACCCTAACACCAAAGAAAGAACAATTCGTTAGTATGGGAAACTCAGAAGCTGATGAGATGTGGGGGATGATGGATCAATATGAGAAACCGTTTATGAATATGGAGGTTCAGAAGAATTCCATGGGGAGTTTCATGGTCCAAAGCAACTTCTTTGTCAACCCATGAAGGAAATGCTAATAGATTGATGTAGCGGGTCTCTGATAATTAAGGTTTGGAGGTCTTTGTTGGGCTAAGGAGAAAAACAGATCGAATGGTAATCAGATAGACCCATCTTCACTGTTTTTCAGAAAGGTTATTAGTATCTTTTAGGTCTAGAGAATAATCATGCATTATTCCCCTGATCTGATTTTTATTCCAAAGTCTAGCATTTTGGTCACTGAATAGAGGTTTATGGTATAAAGGGTGCGCATCTTCGCAACAATATGGAGCCTATACTACTTTTGGGATCCGACTCCCCTCCAATCGATTGTGCATCCAATCTGGCATTTGATGTCAATAATGGATTCATTGTTTGTAAGATCACCTAATCGTACATGTGTGGATCCAATATCTGTCTCTTTTGTTTCCATATATTTTCCTCTTCAATCTTATAATGACAGAAAATGAGATAAGTATTGGATCCTCTCATGTACGATAGGTGATCATATGTGCAGTGGAGCCAATCTCTTGACTCAAGATCAGAattttacccccaaaaaataaagaccGACTCAAATCTCGGAGGAAGAGGAGGGGCAAGTCATCCGTGTCAAGTATTAGCAACATATTTGCGTttcacatagagagagagagagagagagagagagagtaccttcTTGCAATAGAAGAGAGAAGTGGGGATCCCATGGTTGGTTGGTCGGCTTGTTTCTTCTTTAGGAGGCTGGCTGGAGGGGAGAATTGGATGATAAGGCCTCTCAGGTGGCTTCAAGACCTTCCTTTCCCTCGTTCTCTTCTTATGGGTCTCAGATTCACTCTCATGACAGTCacattaattattaatttagaaCTTCCAATATAATATATAGAATATAGAAGTCTTTGCGAGAGTTGCCTTCCACTTTGACTATAATGGGCGTTATTCCTTAAGCAATGTTGAATGGGATAGAATGTTTCTCCTACTCCTCCAATAGAGTTTATCCCTTTCCTAACTCCTCTTTGCCGTGGCTGCTTCCCTccttcaataaaataaataaataaataaataaaatctttgtATTCTAATAGATATGCTAAAGGTGGTTCCTTGAGTCAATTGTATTATCTTTTGATCTTGCAATAGCCCGGGGCAAGTTTGCATGTGTGCACATCCACCAGTAAGAAAAACCTAGCAAATAAGTATACACAACAAGAAGGAATTTAACATGGTTCAACATGAATGTCTACATTCACTCGAGAGAATAAGAGATTTTTCACTAAGTTAGAAAAAACTCTTGATATCACTCACTAATCCTCAGATagactagcacagcaatccACTGCCACGATCTCTACTTTAATCTTAAATGCATAGATGGAAAATCGAACCTGGGACCTTGCGCTTATCCACACAATTcccaattcaccctaaccatcttCCGTTACATGTGCCCAAGGTTTTCCCATAAAGACGGTATATAAGAAAATCTAAAAACACTAATTTTTACACAATTACAAATTTACCTTGTATATGTATTGGATAcaaaacctaacccaaacaTATACAAGCCCAATAACATTATGTGAACCACTACATAATACAACACATATAACCAAATAGGAAGTCCTTTTAGGTTAAATGATGATAAGATTTTCACCAACTGATTTGAGCTTACCCAACTATGATGAAACTTAATTATCACAGTTTTAACAACACTGAGGATGTCAACATGCTATTCATCCTTGTGACCACCATTAATATGGTTATTGGCGTgtgaaaagaaagaacaagtCTACTACAATGGGCCAACTTTCAAACACTGAGGCTGGTGAAACGGCGTCCCACCCAGATGTGATTTCAAGGCCTGGCCGATCAAGCCCATCCGACCCTTAAAGCCCAAATCAACTTGGCCCTATTATAATCAGCCATTTCCAGTGCAACAGTGCTATTTGGGTGCCCGATTAGGATTGACCGATTAATAACTAACATCTTTAAACTTATTTATAGCCTCCCTTAAATCCTTTTTAAGACTCATTAATTAAACCCAACACGTTTAAAACATAAAAGTGCTTAGTCCATTTAAAGCCCATGCAACCCGAGAGGATCGATTAGTTAATCAGGGAGTTTCTTCTTATTAATTATTGGGAAATTTCTGAGATCAGGTACTGAGATACTCCATTAAACACCTTCATGAGGTGACAAGGTGATCCTTTTGTTGATCACCTCACTAGTTGAGTGGATCCTTTTGTTGATCGTAAATGGTGAAAGCAGAATTAGTGATAGTGAACCCACCATCTACGACGAGGTTATGCCCACTCACGTACTTTGACTCGTCACTCCCCAAATAGAGAGCTGCCTCAGCCACGTCTTCCGGCTTCAGCTCTGTTCCTTTCAGGTTAGAATACACCTCCTCGGGCAAGTCAGTCGCCTTAATCAGCTCCTTCGCCATGGACGTTAGCACCACGTACGGTGATACAGAGTTTACTCGTATTCCAAACCGCCCCAGATCCACTGCCGTGTTCTTCGTGAGCCCCTGTACCGCATGCTTAGAGGCCGTATACGAGTGAGGCGCCACAGCACCCACGACGGAGCAAACACTAGCAGTGTTGATAATACTGCCGGAACGAGCTGGGATCATAACACGTGCGGCGTGCTTTGTGCCCAAGAAGACTCCTGTGACGTTTACGCTCAAAACCCTCTCGAAGTCGGCCTTGTCGTCGTGGAGGATGTTGGGTAACTTGGGTTTGAGAGCGCTCATGATGCCTGCATTGTTGAACATGATGTGGAGAGCGCCGTACTTGGAGACCGTTGTGTTCACGGCATCCTGGACGTCGGACTCGTTGGTGACGTCGCAGTGAACGAAGGATGCCGATGTGGGGCCTATGTCTTGGCAGACGGAGTGGGCCAGATCGTCTTTGATGTCCGCGATCATCACTTTGGCGCCGTGCCGGCGGAATAGTTCGGCGGTGCACTTGCCGAGACCGCTGGCTCCACCGGTGATTAATGCAACCTTACCTTCTAGCCTATCACATTAACCAAACGCATCAACTATTAATTAGTCAGGGAGAATATTGGCCCAAAGCTGTTCCAAGTTTTCAGATCTATGGAGTGCGTAAATTAGAGTCAACTTAGAGCAGTCTAAGACTACTTTAGGGAGTATAAAATTGTGGATCATAATAAGGTTGGGGATCAAAGCAGTgagcaagaagaagaggactcaAACTCATAAATCAGTTTataagatgaggaaattcaagatCATATTAATCCACATCAATTCGCTCGAGAGACCAAGGAGAGCAAGATCATCCACATCAGCTATTATCCTtcaaccagagagagagagagtaccttcTTGCAATACTCGAGAGAGATGAAGATCCCATGGTTCTTATCTGAACGTTCACCCGGCGGGAGCTGTTGTAGCCTTTATTCGTTTTTGGGGGAGAACACCTTTCATCAACTTCAAGACCTCATTCACTCATTTTCTTCTTGTAGGGTCTCTTTTAAAACTAGTCTTTTCCAAATTGTCTTATCACTCAGACTCTCACTAAAGACGTTGATTCAATAAGGATGTGGAAAGCTACTTTCCACCAGAGGTGTCAATTCTAGACTCACACCAGAAAAACCTAAAATGGGCCTAACTTGTTTATCAAACTTTCAAAACACCGAAGAAACCTAAAATCGACATAACCTGTTTATCAAACTTTCATGCCCAAACTTGGGCCGATTAATATCCAAGTCATTTGCAATGCTATTTGAGGTTGTTCCACCAATTAATAGTCTGATATAtttaaaattcttttaaaaCCCATTTACTTAGCTTAATCAAAGTAAAGCCCATTTAGAGTTAAATGTTTTATTAACCTGTTTATTTAGCCTGATTAAAGATTAATATCCGActaaccatttataaatgggatTATACGTTCATATCTAAGCCTATAAGGAATAATTACTTAAATAAATTAATCATGGTACAAAGATCTAAAATGAAGAAACCCAATTAGACTTGACCAAAACCGACCTAACTGACAATTTTATCCCAAactcccaattaaatggggcctaCTAAGTGGATACATACAATGGCAAAATAAGAATTAGACGTCGGTGGAAGATATTTATATAAATCCCTTTAAGTGGTCTTGGTGAATCAAAACTCCTTAGTTGTCCTCCATTTATTGTAGCTGCAGAGATTGGTATTCAATAATTGTCCTAAGGGTATCTTGTCTAGCCATTCACGTGGTTTTCTCTTTGCCGTGCTAGTGCTACTTCCTTCCACATCCTGTTTCTCAAAAAGTAAAAGATTCTTTCTAGTCCATGGATGTGATTGGGATGgaggaa
It encodes the following:
- the LOC122087246 gene encoding secoisolariciresinol dehydrogenase-like, whose protein sequence is MGSPLLSSIARRLDGKVALITGGASGIGKSTAELFCRHGAKVMIADVKDDLAHSVCQDIGPTSASFIHCDVSNESDVQKAVDTTVSKYGALHIMFNNAGIVGSLKPNIAHDDVSEFEKVLRVNVTGVFLGTKHAARVMIPERSGSIINTASICSVVGAAAPHSYTVAKHAVLGLTKNTAVDLGRYGIRVNSVSPYLILTPLAKEFMKANELPVLTYSNLKGVELKAEDVAEATLYLGSEESKYVSGHNLVVDGGFSITNSAVSIYDQLNDQLN
- the LOC122087245 gene encoding secoisolariciresinol dehydrogenase-like, coding for MGSSSLSSIARRLEGKVALITGGASGLGKCTAELFRRHGAKVMIADIKDDLAHSVCQDIGPTSASFVHCDVTNESDVQDAVNTTVSKYGALHIMFNNAGIMSALKPKLPNILHDDKADFERVLSVNVTGVFLGTKHAARVMIPARSGSIINTASVCSVVGAVAPHSYTASKHAVQGLTKNTAVDLGRFGIRVNSVSPYVVLTSMAKELIKATDLPEEVYSNLKGTELKPEDVAEAALYLGSDESKYVSGHNLVVDGGFTITNSAFTIYDQQKDPLN